From the Gallaecimonas kandeliae genome, one window contains:
- a CDS encoding HlyD family secretion protein, with the protein MNMPVNAVTSEAATGTKTASSNRSKRKRLFSLLALAMIASGTGAASYWELMGSHYVETDNAYTDVESALVTSAIVGTVADVRVKDSQAVKKGDVLVVIDPADAKLALAQAEAALNSAIRRVKGYEANDARLKAQVAASEEEEKRASAQLASAQADFERAATDLKRRQALASSGAISGDELTKVQNLYASAEAQLNAAKAAVAQASASHAAALAAKQANAVLIEGAALDDNPEVALARAKRDQAKLDLDRTIIRSPVDGIVARREVELGQRVQPSAPLVTVVPIQNMHVNANFKEVQLKDVRVGQRVELVSDIYGEDVVYHGTVTGFDGGTGAAFALIPAQNATGNWIKVVQRLPVRVQLDPAELQAHPLRVGLTMTAKVDLSDRS; encoded by the coding sequence ATGAATATGCCTGTCAACGCAGTGACGTCCGAAGCCGCAACCGGGACCAAAACGGCCAGTAGCAACCGCAGCAAACGCAAGCGCCTCTTTTCCCTGCTGGCCCTTGCCATGATCGCCAGCGGGACTGGTGCGGCGAGCTACTGGGAGCTCATGGGCTCGCACTACGTCGAGACCGACAACGCCTATACCGATGTGGAATCAGCACTGGTGACCTCGGCGATCGTCGGCACCGTCGCCGACGTCAGGGTCAAGGACAGCCAGGCCGTCAAGAAAGGTGACGTCCTGGTGGTCATCGATCCCGCCGATGCCAAACTGGCGCTGGCCCAGGCCGAAGCAGCGCTCAACAGTGCCATCCGCCGGGTGAAGGGGTATGAAGCCAACGATGCACGCCTGAAAGCGCAAGTGGCTGCAAGCGAAGAGGAAGAGAAACGCGCCTCTGCACAGTTGGCTTCCGCCCAGGCCGACTTCGAACGGGCCGCCACCGACCTCAAGCGCCGCCAGGCATTGGCGAGCTCAGGCGCCATTTCCGGCGACGAATTGACCAAGGTCCAGAACCTTTACGCCTCGGCCGAGGCCCAGCTGAATGCCGCCAAAGCCGCGGTGGCGCAAGCCAGTGCCAGCCACGCAGCCGCCCTTGCCGCCAAGCAGGCCAATGCCGTGCTGATCGAAGGCGCCGCCCTTGATGATAACCCCGAAGTGGCGTTGGCCCGCGCCAAACGCGACCAGGCCAAGCTGGATCTGGACAGGACCATCATCCGCTCCCCGGTCGACGGCATAGTGGCCCGCCGCGAGGTCGAGCTTGGCCAGCGTGTCCAGCCGTCGGCCCCATTGGTCACTGTGGTTCCGATCCAGAACATGCACGTCAACGCCAACTTCAAGGAAGTTCAGCTGAAAGATGTGCGCGTCGGCCAACGGGTCGAACTGGTCAGCGATATCTACGGTGAAGACGTCGTTTACCACGGTACAGTCACGGGTTTCGACGGTGGCACAGGCGCGGCCTTTGCGTTGATCCCGGCACAGAACGCCACCGGCAACTGGATCAAGGTGGTGCAGCGCCTGCCGGTAAGGGTGCAGCTCGACCCCGCCGAACTGCAAGCCCATCCGCTGCGAGTCGGCTTGACGATGACGGCAAAGGTCGATCTCAGCGACAGGTCCTGA
- a CDS encoding GGDEF domain-containing protein: MATGCLPIERCCRSCAWTVRQRYGGKLEILVEHVTHSSNGIAVLDKDDKFIFYNRTFISLFGLEEHPVLGHSFNDLLLWMHAKGVGANTHGATTEEWLEFVHGQFRSVSFRHFEVDLVDGRWLLMTEQLNKSGEVVLVCNDITGSKETEQALRRAQKELERLALTDELTNVPNRRHFMQQLGNEHQRALRHRHPTSLAAIDLDHFKKINDLYGHASGRCFPNPVNQSA; encoded by the coding sequence TTGGCAACAGGATGTCTTCCAATTGAGCGTTGCTGTAGGAGTTGTGCCTGGACGGTACGGCAACGGTACGGCGGAAAGCTTGAGATACTGGTCGAGCATGTAACGCACAGCAGCAACGGTATAGCGGTCTTAGATAAAGACGATAAGTTCATCTTTTACAACCGTACCTTCATCTCGCTGTTCGGTCTTGAAGAGCACCCAGTGCTGGGACACAGTTTCAACGACCTGCTGCTCTGGATGCATGCCAAGGGAGTTGGCGCCAATACCCATGGGGCTACAACCGAGGAATGGCTTGAGTTCGTGCATGGGCAGTTCAGGTCTGTCAGCTTCCGCCATTTCGAAGTGGACCTTGTTGACGGCCGCTGGCTGCTGATGACTGAGCAGCTCAATAAGAGTGGAGAGGTCGTTCTGGTCTGTAACGACATCACGGGTTCAAAAGAAACAGAGCAGGCGCTGAGAAGAGCACAAAAAGAGTTGGAACGATTGGCATTAACAGACGAATTGACCAACGTGCCCAATCGGCGTCACTTCATGCAACAGCTGGGAAATGAGCACCAGCGCGCCTTGCGCCACAGACACCCAACAAGCCTGGCGGCCATTGACCTGGACCACTTCAAAAAAATAAATGACCTATATGGCCATGCTTCAGGGCGTTGTTTCCCAAATCCGGTGAACCAATCCGCCTGA
- a CDS encoding GGDEF domain-containing protein — translation MTEHSLEAPAVVGRAGALFALPKDEWGRILWKEIGCTCPIVEQTLHYLMHHDLQTGLPNLDLLMEKTNRALNQGEPCALLFLKVNGIVEIGEYQGVAAALHALRTCSDRIRQVIKGRGFAAHIHGELFAIVCDEPEPLLLAEQLWTTLGSPIPWQQDVFQLSVAVGVVPGRYGNGTAESLRYWSSM, via the coding sequence ATGACAGAACATTCGCTTGAGGCCCCTGCTGTAGTGGGCAGAGCCGGCGCCCTCTTCGCGCTTCCCAAAGATGAGTGGGGACGCATCCTTTGGAAGGAGATAGGGTGCACCTGCCCTATCGTCGAACAGACTCTGCATTACCTGATGCATCACGACTTACAGACGGGGTTGCCCAACCTGGATCTGCTGATGGAGAAGACAAACCGCGCCCTTAACCAAGGAGAACCCTGTGCTCTACTGTTCTTAAAGGTGAACGGGATCGTCGAGATCGGCGAATACCAGGGGGTAGCGGCTGCACTCCATGCCCTACGCACCTGCTCCGACCGCATCAGGCAGGTCATCAAAGGCCGTGGCTTTGCCGCCCATATTCACGGAGAGCTCTTTGCTATCGTCTGTGATGAACCAGAACCCTTGCTGTTGGCCGAACAGCTTTGGACGACGCTGGGCAGCCCCATCCCTTGGCAACAGGATGTCTTCCAATTGAGCGTTGCTGTAGGAGTTGTGCCTGGACGGTACGGCAACGGTACGGCGGAAAGCTTGAGATACTGGTCGAGCATGTAA
- a CDS encoding DHA2 family efflux MFS transporter permease subunit yields the protein MSNTPTARKDIPALQGGMLWVGAIILAMSNFFAVLNMTIANVTQPNMAGALGASTSQGTWIITAYAVAEAITVPMTGWLTSRFGGVRVFSVAVFTFGVASLLCGMSTSLNMLLLMRVLQGMAGGPIMALSQTLLLRIFPKDKAMLATGLWAMTSLLAPVCGPVLGGWICDNYSWPWVYLINVPFALAFGVFAWALLKRYEDPLVRDKMDVVGFILLVIWVAALQIMLDEGKDLDWFASDEIRILATVAVIGFVSFLIWELTEEHPIVNLRVFRHRGFSASMVVLALAFGCFFGLNVLTPMWLQSNMGYTTTWSGIVVAWGGLLSVIFSPISANLSNRIDSRWLIFIGCAWLGCDTLWRAIATPDMDLWSICLPLFFMGVGMPLYYIPITGLAMGSVEEEEMASAAGLMNFVRTIAGAFATSLVTTFWQDRRYIAHDQLTSVIDPTGQFHVLVQQVPSLVGEFGRDALDKAVTGQSMMLATNGLMLSIAVIFFVSAFAIALAPKAARTVDAASVGH from the coding sequence ATGTCAAACACTCCGACTGCTCGCAAAGACATTCCCGCCTTGCAAGGCGGGATGCTCTGGGTCGGCGCCATCATTCTGGCAATGTCCAACTTTTTTGCCGTGCTCAACATGACCATCGCCAACGTCACCCAGCCGAACATGGCTGGGGCCCTTGGCGCCAGTACCAGCCAGGGCACTTGGATCATCACCGCCTATGCCGTGGCGGAAGCCATCACAGTGCCCATGACCGGCTGGCTCACCTCCCGCTTCGGCGGAGTCAGGGTGTTTTCGGTGGCGGTGTTCACCTTCGGCGTAGCCTCGCTGCTGTGCGGCATGTCCACCTCTCTGAACATGCTGCTGCTGATGCGCGTGCTCCAGGGCATGGCCGGCGGTCCCATCATGGCGCTGTCCCAGACCCTGTTGCTGCGCATCTTCCCCAAGGACAAGGCCATGTTGGCAACTGGCCTTTGGGCTATGACCAGCTTGCTGGCGCCCGTGTGTGGCCCTGTGCTGGGCGGCTGGATCTGTGACAACTACAGCTGGCCATGGGTCTATCTCATCAACGTGCCTTTTGCCTTGGCCTTTGGCGTGTTCGCCTGGGCTCTGCTCAAACGCTATGAGGATCCGCTGGTCAGGGACAAGATGGACGTCGTCGGCTTCATCTTATTGGTTATCTGGGTCGCAGCCCTGCAGATCATGCTCGATGAGGGCAAAGACCTCGACTGGTTCGCCTCAGACGAGATCCGCATCCTGGCCACCGTCGCCGTGATCGGTTTCGTCAGTTTCCTCATTTGGGAACTCACCGAAGAGCATCCCATCGTCAACCTGCGCGTCTTCCGCCACCGTGGTTTCAGCGCCAGCATGGTGGTGTTGGCCCTGGCCTTCGGCTGCTTCTTCGGCCTCAACGTGCTGACGCCCATGTGGCTGCAATCCAACATGGGCTACACCACCACCTGGTCAGGCATTGTCGTGGCCTGGGGGGGACTGCTCTCGGTCATCTTCTCGCCGATCTCGGCCAATCTGTCGAACCGGATCGATTCGCGCTGGCTGATCTTCATCGGCTGCGCCTGGTTGGGCTGCGACACGCTGTGGCGGGCAATTGCCACACCGGACATGGACCTGTGGTCCATCTGCCTGCCGCTGTTCTTCATGGGGGTAGGCATGCCGCTCTACTACATTCCCATCACCGGACTGGCCATGGGCTCTGTTGAGGAGGAGGAGATGGCCTCGGCGGCTGGCCTGATGAACTTCGTGCGGACCATCGCCGGCGCCTTTGCCACCTCCCTGGTCACCACCTTCTGGCAGGACCGCCGCTACATCGCCCACGACCAACTCACCAGCGTCATCGATCCGACCGGCCAATTCCACGTGCTGGTCCAGCAGGTACCGTCCCTGGTTGGTGAGTTCGGCCGCGATGCGCTCGACAAGGCGGTGACGGGGCAAAGCATGATGCTGGCCACCAACGGCCTGATGCTGAGCATCGCCGTCATCTTCTTCGTATCGGCGTTCGCCATCGCCCTGGCTCCCAAGGCTGCCCGGACCGTGGACGCCGCCTCGGTAGGACACTGA
- a CDS encoding efflux transporter outer membrane subunit: MNNIRFPLSSVNRCLLWAWLTAGVVAASGCAQIPDLGPAPQLKAAGQLATVKSFSAPFAHWPGDHWWESFGDTQLNELIEEALRGSPDLALAQARLRKAGAAVQGAGAPLLPQVSANAAFTQEKQSYNALMPRSAVPQGWNDYGQATLDLTWELDFWGKNRAALAAAISTQQAAQAELAQTRLVLSTSIASAYAELAHLFTVLDTAEATLSISTKTVELFQQRHQQGLENLASLKQVEARQSAAQAALLLAKERVALQRNAIAALLGAGPDRGLAITRPTARLTDPKGLPANLALELIGRRPDIVAARRLTEAAAKRIDQQKAGFYPSVNLVAFAGYQSLGIDNLTKSGSDIGAVGPAISLPIFNTARLQGQLRGARADYDAAVASYNGTLSEALREVADAVTSRKALAGEIAASRAAVAAAEEAHRLVSKRYQGKLATYLDVLSAEDELISAKRALADMTSRALVLNVALVRALGGGYQAPGNPTPTSGTPE, encoded by the coding sequence ATGAATAACATCAGATTCCCACTCTCTTCGGTCAACCGATGCCTTCTATGGGCATGGCTGACAGCAGGTGTTGTCGCCGCCAGTGGCTGTGCCCAGATACCCGACCTCGGCCCGGCCCCCCAATTAAAAGCTGCCGGGCAGTTGGCAACGGTGAAGTCTTTCTCTGCTCCGTTCGCACACTGGCCAGGGGATCACTGGTGGGAAAGTTTTGGTGACACTCAACTCAATGAACTGATTGAAGAAGCCTTGCGGGGCTCCCCTGATCTCGCGCTGGCCCAGGCCAGGTTGCGCAAGGCCGGCGCCGCCGTCCAGGGGGCCGGTGCCCCCCTGCTGCCACAAGTCTCGGCAAATGCTGCCTTCACCCAGGAGAAGCAGAGTTACAACGCCCTCATGCCAAGATCCGCCGTGCCGCAGGGCTGGAACGATTACGGCCAGGCGACGCTGGATCTTACCTGGGAACTGGATTTTTGGGGCAAGAACAGGGCTGCCTTGGCGGCGGCGATCTCGACACAGCAGGCGGCCCAGGCTGAGCTAGCGCAGACCCGCCTGGTCCTCTCCACCAGCATCGCCTCAGCCTATGCCGAACTGGCTCACCTGTTTACCGTCCTCGACACCGCCGAAGCGACGCTCAGCATAAGCACCAAGACGGTGGAGCTGTTTCAACAGCGGCACCAGCAGGGTTTGGAAAACCTGGCGAGCCTGAAGCAGGTAGAGGCGCGCCAGTCGGCCGCCCAGGCAGCTTTACTCCTCGCAAAGGAGAGGGTCGCGCTGCAAAGAAACGCCATAGCGGCCTTGTTGGGCGCAGGCCCTGATCGTGGCCTTGCCATCACGCGTCCTACTGCCCGCCTCACTGATCCCAAGGGCCTGCCCGCTAATCTGGCATTGGAGCTCATAGGTCGTCGCCCCGATATCGTCGCGGCGCGGCGGCTTACCGAGGCGGCTGCCAAGCGCATCGACCAGCAAAAGGCGGGCTTCTACCCCAGTGTGAACCTGGTGGCTTTCGCCGGCTATCAATCACTTGGCATCGACAACCTGACCAAATCGGGTTCCGACATCGGCGCCGTAGGTCCGGCGATATCGCTGCCCATCTTCAATACCGCACGGCTGCAAGGGCAGCTGCGCGGTGCCCGTGCCGATTACGACGCCGCCGTAGCCAGCTACAACGGCACCCTCTCCGAAGCCCTGCGTGAAGTGGCGGATGCCGTGACCAGCCGCAAGGCCCTGGCCGGGGAAATTGCCGCCTCCCGCGCCGCAGTCGCTGCCGCCGAGGAGGCGCATCGACTCGTCAGCAAGCGCTACCAGGGCAAGTTGGCCACTTACCTGGATGTGTTGTCCGCAGAGGACGAATTGATCTCGGCAAAACGCGCCCTGGCCGACATGACAAGCCGCGCCTTGGTCCTCAACGTGGCCCTGGTGCGCGCCCTTGGCGGCGGCTATCAAGCGCCCGGCAATCCAACCCCGACATCCGGTACTCCCGAATAA
- a CDS encoding IS5 family transposase — MGQAKRTITNWADYNRALVNRGSLTFWMDEAATRHWHCQQHHGGRGRGFEYSDTAIETALMLKGLFDLPLRALEGFINSLFQLMELPLTSPSYSCISKRAKTVNIRYRLPSKGPVAHLVIDATGLKVYGEGEWKQRKYGKEKRRVWRKLHLAVDAQTHEAIAAEVSLENVGDSEVLPGLLNPLRRRIDQVSADGAYDSRACHRLLQRKGAKASIPPRKTAGYWEQGHPRNEAVAALKAGQLAEWKRESGYHQRSKAETAMSRYKQLISPKLSLRDYNGQVAEALAGVKVMNKMLGLGMPVRQVS, encoded by the coding sequence ATGGGTCAGGCTAAACGCACTATCACCAATTGGGCAGACTACAACCGCGCCTTGGTTAACCGAGGCTCATTAACCTTCTGGATGGATGAAGCGGCTACCCGCCATTGGCATTGCCAACAGCATCACGGCGGTCGGGGTCGTGGTTTCGAATACAGCGACACCGCCATCGAGACAGCGCTGATGCTCAAGGGCCTGTTCGACCTGCCGCTGCGTGCCTTGGAAGGCTTTATCAACTCGCTATTCCAGTTGATGGAACTGCCGTTGACCTCGCCCAGTTACAGCTGCATCAGCAAGCGCGCCAAGACGGTCAACATCCGCTACCGCCTGCCCAGCAAGGGCCCAGTTGCCCACCTGGTTATCGACGCCACCGGGCTCAAGGTCTATGGCGAAGGCGAGTGGAAGCAACGCAAGTACGGCAAGGAGAAGCGCCGTGTCTGGCGCAAGCTACACCTGGCCGTCGATGCGCAGACCCATGAGGCTATCGCCGCCGAAGTCAGCCTGGAAAACGTCGGTGATAGCGAGGTACTGCCCGGCCTGCTCAATCCTCTGCGCCGCCGTATCGACCAAGTCAGCGCCGACGGGGCTTACGACAGCAGAGCCTGCCACCGGCTACTGCAAAGAAAAGGCGCCAAAGCCAGCATCCCGCCTCGCAAGACAGCGGGGTACTGGGAGCAAGGTCACCCAAGGAACGAGGCAGTGGCGGCGCTGAAAGCCGGGCAACTGGCCGAGTGGAAAAGGGAAAGCGGCTATCACCAACGCTCAAAAGCGGAAACGGCTATGTCGCGATACAAGCAGCTCATCAGCCCGAAGCTGAGTCTGCGCGACTACAACGGCCAAGTGGCAGAGGCTTTGGCTGGGGTGAAGGTGATGAACAAAATGCTGGGCCTCGGCATGCCTGTTCGCCAGGTCAGTTAA
- a CDS encoding TetR/AcrR family transcriptional regulator translates to MKKRNTKRQTILETAYRLFRNKGFDATSVSEISAEVGGSKATIYNHFPSKEVLFVECMMAATEDYISSIIALLDQSEKDPEALLRNFGDSFLSFVASSRWVAVQRLLIAEADRSGIGKLFFAKLTALRGHVEVFLEQLMASGVLRRDDPRLAASHLRALLEAEILEPLLLQATEVAPGEQEIRQAADRAVTTFIRAYAPAG, encoded by the coding sequence ATGAAGAAGAGGAACACCAAGCGGCAAACCATCTTAGAGACCGCTTACCGGCTGTTCCGGAACAAGGGATTTGACGCGACATCGGTTTCCGAGATCTCCGCCGAGGTAGGGGGATCCAAGGCAACGATCTATAACCACTTCCCATCGAAGGAAGTGTTGTTCGTCGAATGCATGATGGCGGCCACGGAGGATTACATCTCCAGCATCATCGCGCTATTGGACCAGTCGGAAAAAGATCCGGAGGCCCTGTTGCGGAATTTCGGCGACAGTTTCCTGAGTTTTGTCGCCTCCTCCCGCTGGGTTGCGGTGCAACGGTTGCTTATTGCTGAGGCGGATCGTTCAGGCATAGGCAAACTGTTCTTCGCCAAGCTCACGGCCTTGCGTGGGCACGTTGAGGTCTTCCTGGAGCAACTCATGGCCTCTGGCGTCTTGCGCCGTGACGATCCCCGGCTTGCCGCCAGTCACCTTAGGGCTCTCCTTGAAGCAGAGATACTCGAACCCCTGTTGCTTCAGGCAACGGAAGTAGCACCAGGCGAACAGGAGATCAGACAAGCGGCGGATAGGGCTGTGACGACGTTCATACGAGCCTATGCTCCGGCGGGATAG
- a CDS encoding methyl-accepting chemotaxis protein, translated as MRNNLPVTNQARHLDPRRPLVSVTDLRGNILHANPAFIDVSGFTPEELVGHPHNIIRHPDMPPEAFADMWRTIKSDFPWRGLVKNRCKNGDYYWVDAYVTPVFEQGQKTGYMSVRVRPEPQQIARAEALYAAVRRGEAPFPATRYRRDLSLTARVALLALCPSICFCAALLMSGPWRWLAGLAGVASALALGLWMGLGILSPLKRIGDAMSRIAAGDLRFELDTRAATEFTHLLLGFQSMKVHLRAMFADMLGIAGDIETQSNALNNQVETATQRIRQGADSVSMMAAATEELSASVTEISHSTRHSADHATAAAGQVDLGVSQICATLEASRGVEARMDNSQQLITELEAEVSSIKQLALIIKEIADQTNLLALNAAIEAARAGESGRGFAVVADEVRKLAERTSGSTVEIATAVERIDTCTAKTLAAMAAASKEMLRSNDMMEESRRTYDAIKVANHDIQSSAHSIAEMLGQQELASTEVAGNIEQISLLMVQNSSSVESIREAAARLGETAHQLHHMTSRFENSL; from the coding sequence ATGCGCAACAACCTACCTGTCACCAACCAGGCTCGACACCTTGATCCCAGGCGGCCTCTGGTCAGCGTAACCGACCTTAGGGGCAACATCCTGCACGCCAATCCGGCCTTTATCGACGTCAGTGGTTTCACCCCTGAAGAACTGGTAGGGCACCCGCACAACATCATCCGCCATCCGGACATGCCGCCTGAGGCCTTCGCCGATATGTGGCGCACCATCAAGTCCGATTTCCCCTGGCGTGGGCTGGTGAAGAACCGCTGCAAGAACGGCGACTACTACTGGGTCGATGCCTATGTCACCCCCGTCTTCGAGCAAGGGCAGAAAACCGGCTACATGTCGGTGCGTGTTCGGCCAGAGCCACAGCAGATCGCCAGAGCTGAAGCGCTGTACGCCGCCGTCAGGCGGGGCGAAGCTCCCTTCCCTGCCACGCGTTACCGGCGAGACCTGTCGCTGACGGCAAGGGTGGCGCTGCTGGCTCTTTGCCCGTCCATCTGTTTCTGCGCCGCTCTCCTGATGAGCGGCCCTTGGCGTTGGCTCGCTGGCCTTGCCGGCGTCGCTTCAGCCCTTGCCCTCGGGCTGTGGATGGGACTTGGCATCCTGTCACCACTGAAACGGATCGGCGATGCCATGAGCCGTATTGCGGCCGGGGACTTGCGCTTCGAGCTAGACACCAGAGCAGCCACGGAGTTTACCCACTTGCTGCTCGGCTTCCAGTCAATGAAGGTCCATCTTCGCGCCATGTTTGCCGACATGCTGGGGATAGCGGGCGACATCGAAACACAATCCAATGCCCTCAATAACCAGGTCGAGACGGCTACCCAACGCATACGTCAGGGGGCAGACAGTGTCAGTATGATGGCTGCAGCCACAGAAGAGCTGTCTGCGTCGGTCACTGAGATATCCCACTCCACGCGCCACAGTGCCGATCACGCAACAGCTGCTGCCGGCCAGGTAGACCTGGGCGTTAGCCAGATCTGTGCAACCCTGGAGGCCTCACGGGGGGTGGAGGCGCGGATGGATAATTCGCAACAGCTGATCACCGAATTGGAAGCTGAGGTGAGTTCGATAAAACAACTTGCGCTGATCATCAAGGAGATTGCTGACCAGACCAATCTCCTTGCCTTGAACGCGGCGATCGAGGCGGCGCGCGCCGGCGAATCGGGGCGTGGTTTCGCGGTGGTAGCGGACGAGGTACGCAAGCTGGCAGAAAGGACCAGCGGCAGCACAGTTGAGATCGCGACAGCGGTGGAACGCATAGACACCTGTACTGCCAAGACCCTCGCTGCCATGGCAGCGGCTTCGAAGGAGATGCTGCGTAGCAATGACATGATGGAAGAGAGCCGGCGCACCTACGACGCGATCAAGGTGGCCAACCATGACATCCAATCATCTGCGCACAGCATCGCTGAAATGCTTGGGCAACAGGAGCTTGCCTCTACCGAGGTCGCGGGAAATATAGAGCAGATCAGCCTATTGATGGTGCAAAACAGCAGCAGCGTCGAGTCCATCCGTGAGGCGGCGGCCCGGTTGGGGGAAACCGCGCACCAACTGCACCATATGACCAGCCGCTTCGAAAATTCGCTTTAG